Proteins encoded within one genomic window of Saccharomyces mikatae IFO 1815 strain IFO1815 genome assembly, chromosome: 15:
- the DGA1 gene encoding diacylglycerol O-acyltransferase (similar to Saccharomyces cerevisiae DGA1 (YOR245C); ancestral locus Anc_8.675) — translation MSGITKDIRRRKNEEGSYTSGIAEGIENRPLSNIDKKDQTLKPQLELCCPLATPFERRLQTLAVAWHTSSFVLFSIFALFAISTPALWVFVIPYMIYFFFDRSPATGDVVNRYSLQFRSLPIWRWYCDYFPISLIKTVNLKPTFTLSKSKTFDEHVYKIRLWPTKYVINLKSNYTVDYRDQECTGPTYLFGYHPHGIGALGAFGAFATEGCNYSKLFPGIPISLMTLVTQFHIPLYRDYLLALGISSVSRKNALRTLGKNQSICIVVGGARESLLSSTNGEQLILNKRKGFIKLAIQTGNINLVPVFAFGEVDCYNVLSTKKDSTLGKMQLWFKENFGFTIPIFYARGLFNYDFGLLPFRAPINVVVGRPIYVEKQILDPPDDVVNHFHDLYIAELKKLYYDNKEKYGASDAELEIVG, via the coding sequence ATGTCAGGAATAACCAAGGatataagaagaagaaagaatgaagAAGGCAGTTATACATCCGGTATTGCCGAAGGGATTGAGAATAGACCTTTGTCAAACATCGataaaaaagatcaaaCTCTAAAACCACAATTAGAATTATGCTGCCCATTGGCGACTCCTTTTGAAAGGAGGTTACAAACACTGGCTGTAGCATGGCACACTTCCTCATTTGTGCTGTTTTCCATATTTGCATTGTTTGCAATATCGACGCCTGCATTATGGGTTTTTGTTATTCCATACATGatctactttttttttgataggTCTCCAGCAACTGGTGATGTAGTAAATCGGTACTCCCTTCAGTTTCGTTCTTTGCCTATTTGGAGGTGGTATTGTGATTATTTTCCTATAAGTTTGATCAAGACCGTCAATCTAAAACCAACTTTTACACTTTCAAAAAGCAAAACTTTTGACGAACATGTGTACAAGATTAGATTGTGGCCAACCAAGTACGTTATCAATCTCAAAAGTAATTACACCGTGGATTATCGTGATCAAGAATGTACAGGACCAACATACTTATTCGGTTATCATCCACACGGCATAGGAGCCCTTGGTGCCTTTGGAGCTTTTGCAACAGAAGGTTGTAATTATTCTAAACTTTTTCCAGGCATTCCCATCTCCCTAATGACATTGGTCACTCAGTTTCATATTCCATTATACAGAGACTACTTATTGGCGTTAGGTATTTCTTCAGTGTCAAGGAAAAACGCCTTAAGGACCTTAGGCAAAAACCAATCGATCTgtattgttgttggtggAGCAAGGGAATCATTGTTAAGTTCAACAAATGGTGAACAACTTATCTTAAACAAGAGGAAGGGGTTCATCAAGCTCGCCATTCAAACAGGGAATATCAACCTAGTACCCGTGTTTGCATTCGGAGAGGTAGACTGTTATAATGTTCTGAgtacaaaaaaagattccACCTTAGGCAAAATGCAACTATGGTTCAAGGAAAACTTTGGTTTTACCATTCCCATTTTTTATGCAAGAGGCTTGTTCAATTACGATTTTGGTTTATTGCCGTTTAGAGCACCTATTAATGTTGTCGTTGGAAGACCTATATATgttgaaaaacaaatattgGATCCACCGGATGACGTCGTCAATCATTTTCATGACTTGTATATTGCGGAGTTGAAGAAACTATACTATgacaataaagaaaaatatgggGCATCAGATGCAGAATTAGAGATAGTTGGTTAG
- the ENV9 gene encoding Env9p (similar to Saccharomyces cerevisiae ENV9 (YOR246C); ancestral locus Anc_8.684), translating to MLDPGILPYYDPTVDRKIAVVTGGNTGIGWYTVLHLYLHGFVVYICGRNSHKISKATQEILAEAKKRCHKDDNGSNSSSGSGPSIQRLGTLHYIHLDLTDLKCVERASLKILKLEDHIDVLINNAGIMAVPLEMTKDRFEVQLQTNYISHFLFTMRLLPLLRHCHGRVISLSSVGHHLEFMYWSLSKTWDYKPNMLFTWFRYAMSKTALIQCTKMLAIKYPDVLCLSVHPGLVMNTNLFSYWTRLPIVGIFFWLLFQVVGFFFGVSNEQGSLASLKCALDPHLSVETDNGKYFTTGGKESKSSYVSNNVDEAASTWIWTVHQLRDRGFEV from the coding sequence ATGTTAGACCCAGGAATATTGCCATACTATGACCCGACGGTGGATAGAAAAATTGCAGTTGTAACTGGCGGAAATACAGGTATTGGCTGGTATACTGTCTTACATCTGTATTTACATGGATTTGTCGTTTACATTTGTGGGAGAAACTCTCACAAGATTTCGAAGGCAACGCAAGAGATACTCGCGgaagcaaagaaaagatgtCATAAAGACGACAACGGTTCAAATTCGAGCTCAGGGTCAGGCCCAAGTATTCAGCGTCTAGGAACACTACATTACATACATTTGGATTTGACAGACTTGAAATGTGTGGAGAGGGCGTCactgaaaattttaaagcTGGAAGACCATATAGACGTGCTTATTAATAATGCAGGTATTATGGCGGTGCCACTAGAAATGACAAAGGACCGATTTGAAGTGCAACTACAAACCAATTATATTTCgcactttcttttcacgATGAGATTACTGCCTTTACTACGCCATTGTCATGGCAGAGTGATTTCTCTGTCTTCAGTAGGTCATCACCTTGAGTTCATGTATTGGAGCCTAAGTAAAACGTGGGATTACAAGCCCAACATGCTTTTCACATGGTTTAGGTATGCAATGAGCAAAACGGCTCTGATTCAATGCACGAAAATGTTGGCCATCAAATACCCAGATGTTCTTTGTCTGTCGGTTCATCCGGGTCTGGTGATGAACACAAACTTATTCAGTTACTGGACGAGATTGCCCATTGttggtattttcttttggctGTTGTTCCAGGTTGTGGGGTTCTTTTTCGGCGTATCTAACGAACAAGGCTCGCTAGCCTCTTTAAAGTGTGCATTGGACCCACACCTATCTGTTGAAACAGATAACGGGAAGTATTTCACCACGGGGGGTAAAGAATCCAAGTCGAGTTATGTTTCTAATAATGTAGACGAAGCAGCATCTACTTGGATCTGGACTGTTCACCAACTAAGAGACCGCGGATTTGAAGTATAA
- the SRL1 gene encoding Srl1p (similar to Saccharomyces cerevisiae SRL1 (YOR247W) and SVS1 (YPL163C); ancestral locus Anc_8.687), which produces MFQSTALFALFALIGSVSAIYSNHTVSATTTLAPSYSLEPHETTIKYADDTTTFFVTSTVYSTNWFTSTSATVTNAATTSVSGPAASEFTHEITSTSTITSTLLLTLHDITTLAPSSTAVSVNNGDSNNKDTKMRSLDQALTSNGCVPITKFVTVTNEPVTQYVTVTANTTTQYVTVTGAPSVATTSTGNVQWYNTTLVTNSTRW; this is translated from the coding sequence atgtttcaGTCCACTGCTCTTTTCGCTCTTTTCGCCTTAATAGGTTCTGTGTCGGCTATTTACTCGAACCATACAGTTTCTGCGACCACTACTTTGGCGCCCAGCTACTCCTTAGAGCCTCACGAGACTACTATAAAGTACGCTGATGACACTACCACTTTTTTTGTCACTTCGACAGTCTACTCCACGAACTGGTTCACCTCAACCTCGGCCACCGTCACCAATGCAGCCACCACCTCTGTCTCTGGACCAGCAGCATCAGAATTCACTCACGAAATAACCTCTACTTCGACAATTACTTCAACATTGCTGCTTACTCTTCATGATATCACTACCTTGGCTCCATCATCTACTGCTGTCAGTGTCAATAATGGGGACTCAAACAACAAAGACACGAAAATGAGGTCCTTAGATCAGGCTTTGACTTCCAACGGTTGCGTCCCAATTACCAAGTTCGTTACCGTCACCAATGAACCCGTTACACAGTACGTTACAGTCACTGCAAATACGACTACTCAATACGTTACTGTCACCGGGGCACCTTCAGTTGCCACTACATCTACAGGCAACGTACAATGGTACAATACTACCTTGGTTACTAACTCGACCAGGTGGTGA
- the APC5 gene encoding anaphase promoting complex subunit 5 (similar to Saccharomyces cerevisiae APC5 (YOR249C); ancestral locus Anc_8.689): protein MSEYGPLGITNFITPYDLCILILIHVHCSQDNGITVPTKVFLRLISPTRPSIEWNPLLKDNSNLQPTCAVPPPILPILENVIRILLDDKDGNRMALTLMGYLEAINGLDSINRLMMDLQKNCLVINYRSMKIRTTMARRQITKASFLGTFLSTCLRKYQFGDFEVRETIWINLQNFKTVFKQTPLWLQFKNNTHIQKVKNCLLANDNTSVEDQQMMEFFQNFDNSNDGNSKTMNEEVYGTLISIHHLQSIVNWQIVNWLDIKECNKKGDNEDDIVACGKKCQIVSDLLDTLSLNDATKFPLIYILKYLEAIKKNSYQTALDSLHNYFDYKSTGNSQNYFHISLLSLATFHSSFNECDAAINSFEEATRIARENKDMETLNLIMIWIINFIEVHPEYANRFYITVEQIIKYLKNSSDVEDASIFSNAYKFETLLSMVKESKSIDISNSLLKFMAITLQNVPSQNTDLFQSLVGYEIKFWKELGYGSISNVYEKFLFRTSSSSLRNHDSSIINQEIKAAFKALEEEDFSKVRQYLLKSESLKLDYDQKINLKYLRVKYLIKIGDYDLSMRLINQYIKECCEEVTDSNWRFKFEIESIEVLLLSNVGIRTLPKIMQLIDRYREIGNPFRCVILLLKLCEVLVQVGKSIEAEYLMNCNLPTILEFPLLKKKTYELLKSFRIEEDIQMS, encoded by the coding sequence ATGAGTGAGTATGGTCCATTAGGTATCACTAACTTCATTACACCGTACGACCTGTGTATATTGATCCTAATACATGTTCACTGTTCGCAAGATAACGGTATAACAGTGCCAacaaaagtttttcttcgatTAATATCACCCACGAGGCCTTCGATAGAATGGAACCCTCTGCTCAAAGATAATAGTAATTTGCAGCCGACCTGTGCTGTTCCACCTCCTATACTTCCTATACTCGAAAACGTTATAAGAATATTATTAGATGACAAGGATGGTAACAGAATGGCCCTTACGTTGATGGGCTATTTGGAAGCAATTAATGGGCTGGATTCGATCAATAGGCTGATGATGGATCTACAAAAGAATTGTTTGGTTATTAATTACAGATCGATGAAAATACGCACGACAATGGCAAGGAGACAAATAACTAAAGCAAGTTTTTTAGGGACATTTTTGTCAACCTGCTTACGCAAGTACCAATTTGGTGATTTTGAAGTAAGGGAGACAATCTGGATCAACTTACAAAATTTTAAAACTGTTTTCAAACAAACCCCATTATGGTTacaattcaaaaataacactcatattcaaaaagtaaaaaactGTCTACTAGCCAACGATAACACTTCTGTGGAGGATCAACAAATGatggaatttttccaaaacttTGATAATTCTAATGATGGCAActcaaaaacaatgaatGAGGAAGTGTATGGGACTTTGATCTCCATTCATCATTTACAATCGATAGTTAACTGGCAAATAGTGAACTGGTTGGATATTAAGGAATGTAATAAGAAGGGTGATAACGAAGATGATATTGTAGCatgtggaaaaaaatgtcaaaTAGTCTCTGATTTGTTGGATACACTTTCATTAAATGATGCCACAAAGTTTCCTTTGATTTATATCTTAAAGTATCTGGAAgctattaaaaaaaacagttATCAAACCGCGTTGGATTCACTACACAATTATTTCGATTACAAATCTACAGGTAATTCGCAAAACTACTTTCATATTTCTCTATTGTCTCTTGCAACCTTCCACTCGAGCTTTAATGAGTGTGATGCTGCGATAAATTCCTTTGAGGAAGCTACAAGGATtgcaagagaaaataaagatatgGAAACGCtaaatttgataatgatTTGGATAATAAATTTTATAGAGGTTCATCCAGAATATGCTAATAGATTCTATATTACGGTTGAACAGATCATAAAATACCTGAAAAATAGTTCTGATGTAGAAGATGCCAGTATTTTCAGTAACGCttataaatttgaaacattattatcaatgGTAAAAGAATCCAAAAGCATCGATATATCTAATTCACTTCTTAAATTTATGGCTATTACATTGCAGAATGTGCCCTCTCAAAACACAGACCTTTTCCAAAGTCTTGTTGGCTATGAgataaaattttggaaagaacTGGGATATGGATCTATATCCAATGTATACgagaaatttttatttcgaacatcatcttcttcattgagAAATCACGACTCTTCCATCATCAaccaagaaataaaagcaGCTTTCAAGGcacttgaagaagaagatttttcaaaagtcaGACAATATCTTCTTAAATCAGAATCACTGAAATTAGACTATGACCAGAaaataaatttgaaatactTAAGAGTGAAGTATTTGATTAAAATAGGTGACTATGATCTAAGTATGCGATTAATTAACCAATATATCAAGGAATGCTGCGAGGAAGTAACGGATTCGAATTGGagattcaaatttgaaattgaaagtaTTGAAGTTTTGCTTTTAAGTAATGTGGGTATAAGGACCTTGCCGAAGATAATGCAATTAATTGATAGATACAGAGAAATTGGAAACCCTTTTCGTTGCGTGATATTGTTGCTTAAATTATGTGAGGTCTTGGTTCAAGTAGGGAAAAGTATTGAGGCCGAATACTTGATGAACTGTAACTTACCCACCATTCTAGAATTTCCGCTTCTCAAAAAGAAGACGTATGAGCTTTTAAAGTCTTTCCGTATTGAAGAGGACATCCAGATGAGTTAA
- the CLP1 gene encoding cleavage polyadenylation factor subunit CLP1 (similar to Saccharomyces cerevisiae CLP1 (YOR250C); ancestral locus Anc_8.690) has protein sequence MASLPGIDEHTTSEELITGDNEWHKLVIPKGSDWQIDLKTEGKLIIKINSGIAEIFGTELAVDDEYVFQSWKFPIYAVEDTELIWKCPDLTTNTIIVRSNHTMKYIYNLHFMLEKIRMSNFEGPRVMVVGDPQTGKTSLSRTLCSYALKFNAYQPLYINLDPQQPIFTVPGCVSATPISDILDAQLPTWGQSLTSGATLLHNKQPMVKNYGLERINENKDLYFECINQLSEVVRERLHVDPQVRRSGCIVDTPATTQLDENLNELHHIIEKLNINIMLILCSEADPLWEKVKKTFGPELGNNNIFFIPNLDGVSTVDDVYKRSLQRTSIREYFYGSLDTALSPYAVGVDYEDVVIWKPSNVFDNEIGKVELFPVTITPSNLQHAVIAITFAERRADQATVIKSPILGFALITEVNEKRRKLRILLPVPGRLPSKAMILTSYRYLE, from the coding sequence ATGGCAAGTCTTCCTGGTATTGATGAGCATACTACATCTGAAGAATTAATAACTGGTGATAACGAATGGCATAAGTTGGTTATTCCAAAGGGTAGCGACTGGCAAATTGATCTCAAAACTGAAGGAAAGCTGATAATCAAGATAAACTCGGGCATTGCTGAGATATTTGGCACCGAACTAGCGGTGGACGATGAATACGTCTTCCAGAGCTGGAAATTCCCTATATACGCCGTCGAAGATACGGAACTAATTTGGAAGTGTCCCGACTTAACTACAAATACAATCATTGTCAGGTCTAATCATACtatgaaatatatatataatctACACTTCATGTTGGAGAAAATAAGGATGTCTAATTTTGAAGGTCCTCGAGTGATGGTTGTTGGTGATCCGCAAACTGGGAAAACTTCCCTATCGAGGACATTATGTTCGTACGCTCTGAAATTTAACGCTTACCAACCATTATACATTAACCTTGACCCTCAACAACCCATATTCACTGTTCCCGGATGTGTATCTGCGACCCCCATATCAGATATACTTGACGCACAATTACCTACCTGGGGTCAGAGCCTCACCAGTGGTGCCACATTACTCCATAATAAGCAGCCGatggtgaaaaattatGGCCTGGAAAGAATCAATGAGAACAAAGATCTATACTTTGAGTGTATAAACCAGTTGAGTGAAGTAGTACGTGAAAGGTTACATGTGGATCCGCAAGTGAGGAGATCAGGGTGTATCGTTGATACACCAGCAACAACCCAACTGGACGAAAATTTGAACGAACTGCACCatataattgaaaaactcaatattaatattatgcTAATATTGTGTTCGGAAGCTGATCCTCTTTGggagaaagtgaaaaagaCGTTTGGTCCAGAATTAGGCAATAataacattttcttcatcccTAATTTAGATGGTGTCTCTACAGTAGATGACGTATACAAGAGATCCTTGCAGAGGACATCCATAAGAGAGTACTTTTATGGCTCCCTGGACACTGCTTTGAGTCCTTATGCTGTTGGCGTTGACTATGAAGATGTTGTTATCTGGAAACCTAGCAATGTATTTGACAACGAGATAGGGAAGGTGGAATTGTTCCCCGTCACAATAACTCCAAGCAATCTACAACACGCTGTGATAGCCATTACTTTCGCCGAAAGAAGGGCAGACCAGGCAACTGTAATAAAATCGCCCATTTTAGGGTTTGCTTTAATCACAGAAgttaatgaaaagagaCGTAAACTAAGGATTCTTTTACCTGTTCCAGGTCGACTTCCTAGCAAGGCAATGATTCTGACTTCATATAGATATTTAGAATAG
- the TUM1 gene encoding thiosulfate sulfurtransferase (similar to Saccharomyces cerevisiae TUM1 (YOR251C); ancestral locus Anc_8.691), which translates to MLLFELISPKEFVKLVANQKDRRIIPVDSTWYLPSWKLDNKQDFLTKPRISNSIFFDIDAISDKNSPYPHMFPTKQVFNNAMSNLGVRKDDILVVYDRVGNFSAPRCAWTLGVMGHPKVYLLNNFNKYQALKYPLDSTEVTEFSPYPKSHYESSKSFQDSEIVDYKEMFELVKSGELSMKFNAFDARSLGRFEGTEPEPRPDIPSGHISGTQPLPYGTLLDPETKTYPEDMETLHATLEKALKDLHCTLDPSKPTICSCGTGVTGAIIKTALELAGIPNVRLYDGSWTEWALKSDPKWIAKNRD; encoded by the coding sequence ATGCTATTGTTTGAGCTTATTTCTCCAAAAGAATTTGTTAAGTTGGTGGCCAATCAAAAGGATCGTAGAATCATTCCTGTCGATTCAACATGGTATCTTCCTAGTTGGAAACTCGATAATAAACAAGATTTCTTGACTAAACCTCGTATCTcaaattccattttttttgacattGATGCTATCAGTGACAAAAATTCACCTTATCCACATATGTTTCCTACAAAACAGGTTTTCAATAATGCGATGAGTAATTTGGGAGTTCGAAAAGATGACATTTTAGTGGTATATGACCGCGTTGGCAATTTTAGTGCTCCAAGATGTGCTTGGACTTTGGGAGTGATGGGACATCCTAAGGTGTACTTGTTGAACAATTTTAATAAGTATCAGGCACTCAAATACCCTCTAGATTCTACGGAGGTCACCGAGTTCTCGCCTTATCCCAAAAGTCACTATGAGTCCTCAAAGAGTTTCCAGGATAGCGAGATTGTGGACTATAAGGAAATGTTTGAATTGGTAAAGAGCGGAGAACTATCCATGAAATTCAACGCTTTTGATGCGAGATCATTAGGTAGATTCGAAGGAACAGAACCAGAGCCACGTCCAGATATTCCATCTGGGCACATTTCAGGCACTCAACCATTACCATATGGAACATTACTTGACCCGGAGACCAAAACTTATCCAGAAGACATGGAGACCCTACATGCTACCCTGGAAAAGGCCTTGAAAGACTTGCATTGCACTTTGGATCCAAGCAAACCAACTATTTGCTCTTGTGGCACGGGCGTGACAGGGGCCATTATCAAGACAGCCTTGGAGTTAGCAGGAATTCCGAACGTTAGACTATACGATGGATCTTGGACTGAGTGGGCCTTGAAATCAGACCCCAAGTGGATTGCTAAAAACAGAGATTAA
- the TMA16 gene encoding Tma16p (similar to Saccharomyces cerevisiae TMA16 (YOR252W); ancestral locus Anc_8.695) — translation MPVTKSLSKLQKNFSKKGKNATIHPKGRKYEKLVKATMREDKIAVKKKLHQDKKVHELARVKFMQDIVNSNTFKEQPIFDHAHTREFIQSFIERDDVELNELKRKRRSNRPPSNRQVLLQQRRDQELKEFKSGFLCPDLSDAKNMEFLRNWNGTFGLLNTLRLIRINDDGEQVLGGNE, via the coding sequence ATGCCAGTTACTAAATCTTTATCTAAGTTACAGAAGAACTTTTCCAAGAAGGGCAAAAACGCCACGATTCATCCCAAGGGTAGAAAGTATGAAAAGCTAGTCAAGGCCACTATGCGTGAGGATAAAATCGCTGTCAAAAAGAAGCTTCATCAAGACAAGAAAGTTCACGAATTGGCTCGAGTAAAATTTATGCAAGATATAGTTAACTCCAATACATTCAAAGAGCAACCAATATTTGATCATGCGCATACAAGAGAGTTCATTCAAAGTTTCATTGAAAGAGATGATGTAGAATTAAAcgaattgaaaagaaaaagaaggtcAAACAGACCACCAAGCAATAGACAGGTGCTATTACAACAAAGGAGAGACCAAGAACTGAAAGAATTTAAGTCAGGATTTCTCTGCCCAGATTTAAGTGATGCAAAGAACATGGAATTTCTAAGAAACTGGAATGGCACTTTTGGACTTTTGAATACCTTAAGGTTGATCCGAattaatgatgatggtgaaCAAGTCCTGGGGGGAAATGAATAA
- the NAT5 gene encoding peptide alpha-N-acetyltransferase subunit NAT5 (similar to Saccharomyces cerevisiae NAT5 (YOR253W); ancestral locus Anc_8.697): MGRDICTLDNVYANNLGMLSKLAHVTQPNLYQDTFFTALFAEDMPVTKNKKSSSKKDVRFTQLAYYSEIPVGGLVVKLVPKKQNELSLKGIQIEFLGVLPNYRHKSIGSKLLKFAEEKCSECHQHNVFVYIPATDSTVKQWFIAHGFEQHGETINKFIKDVVGGEQDAVLLKKHIS; this comes from the coding sequence ATGGGCCGTGACATATGCACATTAGATAATGTTTACGCCAACAATCTAGGTATGCTAAGCAAATTAGCTCATGTAACACAACCTAATTTATATCAGGATACATTTTTCACTGCGTTGTTCGCAGAAGATATGCCAGTCacgaaaaataaaaaatcatCTTCGAAGAAGGACGTACGTTTCACACAGCTGGCTTATTATAGCGAAATACCAGTAGGTGGTCTGGTTGTTAAATTGGTTCCGAAGAAACAGAACGAACTATCTTTGAAGGGCATTCAAATCGAGTTTTTGGGCGTGTTGCCTAATTATAGGCACAAATCCATTGGTTCAAAGTTATTGAAGTTTGCGGAGGAGAAATGCTCAGAATGTCATCAACATAACGTGTTTGTTTATATACCAGCTACCGATAGCACTGTCAAGCAGTGGTTTATAGCTCATGGCTTTGAACAACATGGCGAAACTATCAACAAATTTATAAAGGATGTTGTTGGTGGCGAACAAGATGCCGTtctattgaaaaagcaTATTTCATAA
- the SEC63 gene encoding protein-transporting protein SEC63 (similar to Saccharomyces cerevisiae SEC63 (YOR254C); ancestral locus Anc_8.698), with translation MPTNYEYDEASETWPSFILTGILMVVGPMTLLQVYQIIFRSNAEDVDSGNEKEFNEEVFAKLNEQYTSDEIKQFRRKFDKNSNKKSKIWSKRNIIIIIGWILVAILLQRINSNEAIQDAATKLFDPYEILGISTSASDRDIKSAYRKLSVKFHPDKVAKGLTSDEKSVMEETYVQITKAYESLTDELVRQNYLKYGHPDGPQSTSHGIALPRFLVDGSSSPLLVICYVSLLGLILPYFVSRWWARTQSYTKKGIHNVTASNFVSNLVNYKPSEIVTLDLILHWLSFAHEFKQFLPELQPADFEKLLQDHINRRDSGKLNEAKFRIVAKCHSLLHGLLDIACGFRNLDIALGAINTFKCIVQAVPLTPNSQIYQLPNVDRQHFSNENKGIHTLGKMFTLEDAKIGEVLGIKDQAKLNETLRIASHIPNLKIIKAEFLVPGENQVTPLSTPYISLKVLIRSAKQPLLPTSLIPEDKLTEPQDFESQRDPFAMMSKQPLVPFSFAPFFPTKRRGSWCCLVISQKDGKILQTPIIIEKLSYRNLNDDKSFFDKRIKLDLTKDEKFDVNDWEIGTIKIPLGQPAPEIVGDFFFRVIIKSTDYFTTDLDITMNMKVRDLPVVEEVDVYSEEDDDYSSDEDESESEDESDASDYTDIDTDTDAEEDESSE, from the coding sequence ATGCCTACAAACTACGAGTATGATGAAGCTAGTGAAACGTGGCCGTCTTTCATTTTAACCGGGATCTTGATGGTTGTCGGACCTATGACACTGCTTCAAGTATACCAAATTATCTTTAGGTCCAATGCTGAAGATGTGGATTCAGGGAATGAAAAAGAGTTCAATGAGGAAGTTTTTGCAAAGCTGAATGAACAATACACTAGTGATGAAATCAAACAATTTAGAAGAAAGTTTGACAAAAATAGTAATAAGAAGTCCAAAATATGGAGCAAGAGAAATATTATAATTATTATAGGTTGGATCTTAGTTGCAATTCTTCTGCAGAGAATTAATAGTAACGAAGCGATTCAGGATGCAGCTACAAAACTATTCGACCCTTATGAAATCCTGGGCATCTCGACCAGCGCTTCTGATAGAGATATTAAATCTGCTTATAGAAAATTATCTGTCAAATTCCATCCAGATAAGGTAGCCAAAGGATTAACATCTGATGAAAAGAGTGTGATGGAAGAAACTTATGTACAAATTACGAAGGCCTATGAGTCCCTTACCGACGAATTGGTCAGACAAAACTATTTGAAATACGGTCATCCAGATGGCCCGCAGTCTACTTCACATGGTATTGCCTTACCAAGATTCTTGGTGGATGGCAGTTCATCTCCACTATTAGTGATTTGTTATGTTTCACTACTAGGTTTGATCTTACCATACTTTGTTAGTAGATGGTGGGCAAGAACTCAATCCTATACTAAGAAGGGAATTCATAACGTGACAGCCTCTAACTTTGTTAGCAATTTAGTAAATTACAAACCGTCTGAGATTGTTACTCTAGATTTGATCTTGCATTGGTTATCATTTGCTCATGAATTCAAACAGTTTCTCCCAGAGTTACAACCAgcagattttgaaaaactattaCAAGATCATATCAACCGTAGAGATAGTGGCAAACTTAACGAGGCCAAATTTAGGATAGTAGCTAAATGTCATTCCTTACTACATGGGTTATTAGATATCGCTTGTGGATTCAGAAATTTGGATATTGCGTTGGGTGCAATCAATACTTTCAAATGCATTGTTCAGGCCGTACCCTTAACACCAAACTCtcaaatttatcaattgcCTAACGTGGATAGACAGCATTTCAGTAACGAGAACAAGGGTATTCATACATTGGGTAAGATGTTTACTTTAGAAGATGCCAAAATTGGAGAAGTTCTTGGTATAAAGGATCAAGCAAAGTTAAACGAAACTTTGAGAATTGCATCGCATATTCCGAACCTGAAAATAATTAAGGCAGAATTCCTTGTTCCAGGTGAAAATCAGGTAACACCATTATCTACTCCATACATTTCTTTAAAAGTGCTAATTCGTTCTGCCAAACAGCCATTGTTACCAACTAGTCTGATTCCTGAAGACAAATTAACAGAGCCTCAAGATTTTGAATCTCAAAGAGATCCATTCGCTATGATGAGTAAACAACCATTGGttccattttcatttgcACCATTTTTCCCCACAAAGAGACGTGGGAGTTGGTGCTGTCTAGTGATTTCTCAGAAAGATGGTAAAATACTCCAGACACCAAttatcattgaaaaattatcataTAGGAATTTGAACGATGACAAAAGTTTCTTTGACAAGAGGATAAAACTGGACTTGACCAAAGATGAGAAGTTCGATGTAAATGATTGGGAAATTGGGACCATAAAAATTCCATTAGGTCAACCTGCACCTGAAATTGTTGGAGACTTTTTCTTTAGGGTAATTATTAAATCTACAGATTATTTTACCACGGATCTAGATATAACTATGAATATGAAAGTCCGTGATTTGCCTGTAGTGGAAGAAGTAGATGTTTATTCTGAGGAAGACGATGACTACTCTAGTGATGAAGACGAAAGTGAAAGTGAGGACGAAAGTGATGCTAGCGACTATACCGATATCGACACAGATACTGATGCTGAAGAGGATGAATCGTCTGAATAG